A region of the Pedococcus aerophilus genome:
CATCTGCCAGCCGGTGCGGAACATGCCCTTCTGCTTGCCCGCCGCGATGTTGCCGCGGAAGGTGGAGAAGTCGACGACCGGGGTCGCGACGCAGTCGGTACCGAGGGCACCCTTGATGGAGTTGCAGGTCGCCTCGACCCACGCCTTGTGAGAAGCGTCGGCGTTGTAGGCGATCGTCATCTTGCCGCCCTTGAAGCCGCCGGCCTCGTCCAGCTTGGCCTTGGCCTTGGCAGCGTCGAAGGTGCAGTACTCGCCACAGGCGTTGGCCTTGTAGCCGTCGACGACCGGGGAGACCCAGCCGGTGGCGGGCTGACGGGTGTTGTTGAAGATCTGCTTGATGATCGTCGGGCGGTCGATGGCCATGGAGATGGCCTGGCGCACCTTCGGGTCGGCGTAGTTCGGGTCGACCTTGACCGGCGCGAACGTGATGGTCTGGATGACACCAACAGCCTTCTGGGCGTTGCGGTCAGGCAGGTCCGTCTTGTACTTGTCGTCGATCATCGCCGAGGACGGGACCTCGTCGGTGACGTCGAGGTTGTTGGCCTGGACGTCGGTGTAGGCAGCGTCAGCGTCCTGGTAGATCTTGAACGTGATGTTGTCGAGCTTGCCACCGAACTTGCCGGAGTAGTCAGCGAACTTGCTGAGCTTGATCTCGGTGTTCTTGGTCCAGGAGTCGAGCTTGAACGGGCCAGCGCCGACCGGCTTCTCGCCGTAGGCCTTGGGGTCCGCGAAGAAGGAGTCCGGCAGCGGCGAGAACGCCGAGTAGCCGAGACGGACCGGCATGTTGGAGACCTTCTCCGTGGTCTTGATCGTGAAGGTGTAGTCGTCCTTCACGGCGAGACCGGAGAGCTTGTCGGCCTTGGGGGTGAAGCCCTTGCAGGGGTCTTCCTCGTCCGTGCCAGCACACTGCATGTCACCGAAGCCCTCGATGGGCTCCATGAAGTACCCGGAGGACTGGGCGTTCGGGCCGAAGGCGGCGTAGTTCCAGGCATCGACGAAGTTCTTCGCCTTGACCTCGGTGCCGTCGTGGAACTTGTAGCCCTTGACGAGGGTGACGGTGAAGTTCTGGTTGTCCGTGGACTCGATCTTCTCCGCGATGTCGTTCTCGGGAGCAGCGCTCTCGGGGTTGTAGTGGACGAGCTTGGCCGTGATGGCGTCGAGCACGTTTCCACCACAGGTCTCCGTGGTGTTGCTGGGGATCAGCGGGTTCTGGGGGTTGCACCCACGGACCGTGACAGCGCCGCCGGTCTGGCCTCCGGCGCTGGAGCTGGTGTCCGTGGAGTCGGAACCGCCACCACAGGCTGCAGCGAGCAGCGCAACGGTGGAGATGCCGGCAACCATGGTCACCGTGCGAGTAAGTCCTCGCATTGATGTCCTCCTACTTAGGGTCTGCCGTTCGTGTGAACGGTCGGTCCGGGCTGCCCACCGGTCGGAGTGCAGCCCTGTAACGCCCAGGGCGTCGTGTTGTGGGACCCATGAAAGAGCAAGGAGGGAGTAAAGGCGACGCTCCGGGCCAACCCGAGACAAAAACGTGATCGTCCCGATGCCCGCCCGGAAGCAGATCTTCGGCGGGAGTGGCTTTTGGACCTATTGGGACGTGTTGCTCACGATCTCGCCCCACACGGCCTCGGCTCCCGAGTGGCCGACCCTGACGGTCCACACGACGACCACCGCTGCCGCTGCCGTGACCAGCACGGACAGCCCGGTACGCAGCCCTGCCGAGCGACCGCCCGCACCGTCACCGCGGGTGCGGTGCACCTGGACGAGCACCGCGGTCAGGAGCAGGGCGCCGGCGATGAGCGGCAGCGGGTCGGCCAGCTCACCGTGCTCGAGGGCGGCCCGGCCCCCGAGCCGACGCTGCAACGCCTCCCCCGACTCCTTCGCCACGAACGTCATCGCGGTGACCACGAGGTCGGCGGCCACGACGAGCCATCCGGTGGCCGGTCGCGCAGGGCGGCGCCAGGCCCAGACGAGAGTGACCACGGCCATCAGCGGCAGGAGCACCACGACTCCGTGGACGACGAGCGCGTGGACGGGAAGTCCGAAGATGGTGTCGAACACGGCGGCTCCTGCGGTTCGGTCGGGCCCCGGGTGGGTGGTGAAGTCGGGACCTCGGGCGCTCCGACGCTAGTGGTGCGGCGGGCTCCGCGGCACCCCGTGCGGCTGGGAGATTGCTGTGAGTGCTCCCGTGGCGGTCACTCGCCGGAGCAGGACCACGGGCTAGCGTGGGCGGGTGCCCTACGACGACGACCTGCGCCTCGCCCATGTCCTGGCGGACGCCGTCGAACGCATCACCATGGCGCGCTTCCGCGCCGAGGACCTGGTCGTGGAGTCCAAGCCGGACATGACGCTGGTCAGCGACGCGGACCGCTCGGCGGAGGAGCTGGTCCGCTCGCAGCTCAAGCGCACCCGCCCTCGTGACGCCGTGGAGGGCGAGGAGTTCGAGACGACCGGGCACGGTCCCCGACGCTGGGTCATCGACCCCATCGACGGCACGCACAACTTCGTCCGCGGCGTGCCCGCGTGGGCCACGCTCATCTCCCTCGTCGACGAGGGGCAGCCCGTCCTGGGTCTGGTCGCGGCGCCCGCCCTGGGCCGGCGCTGGTGGGCCGCAACGGGATCCGGCGCCTGGTCAGGTCGCAGCCTCACGGCCGCGAAGCGGATCCACGTCTCGCGGGTGCCTCGCATCGAGGACGCCTCGCTGTCCTACTCGAGCCTCTCGGGCTGGCGTGCCCTCGACCGCCGCCAGCAGTTCCTCGACCTCACCGACGAGTGCTGGCGCACCCGTGCCTACGGCGACTTCTGGTCGTACATGCTCGTCGCCGAGGGTGCGGTGGACATCGCCGCCGAGCCCGACCTCGCCGTCTACGACATGGCCGCGCTCGTGCCCATCGTCACCGAGGCGGGCGGCCGGTTCACCTCGCTCGCCGGGGAGGACGGCCCCTGGGGCGGCAACGCGCTCGCGACCAACGGACTGCTGCACGACGAGGTCCTCGGCCGCCTCGGCACCGACGCCCGCGCCTAGGCGACGGACGTCGGTGCGTCCCCGTCAGTTGGGGACGACGCTGACCTCGCCCACGCCCAGCGCGCGGATCGCGTCGGCATACGTCGAGGCGTCGCCGACCACGACGACCGTCCACTCCCCCTGCACCCAGCGGCGGTAGGCGTCCGTCAGCTCCTGGGGCTCCAGGCCGCGCATCTGCTCGAGGTTGCGGGTGGTGAACTCGGTGGTGAGTCCTTCGAGCGCCATCGACGACGCCTCGTCGGCGACGGCGTCCGCGGTGGCGTAGCGACCGGGGGCGGTCTTGCTCACGAAGTCCACACCGGCGCGCACCTCCTCTTCGCCGAAGCCGTCCCGCCCGCTGCCGAGGATCTCCAGCAGCAGCTGGACGGACTCGACCGTCGCGTCGGCACGGACCGAGCCCGAGGTGAGGAAGAGGCCGCCGGAGCTGCGCGGCCGGAAGACCGAGCGGATGCCGTAGGTGTAGCCCTTCTCCTCGCGCAGCACCGCGTCCACCCGCGCGTTGGGTGAGCCGCCGACGATGAACCCGAGGACGGGGTATGGCGCCCAGCCGCCCTCGGCGCGCCGGTCCGGACCGGCGCACCCCACGAGCACCTCGCTCTGGACCGAGCCGGGGCGGTCGACCAGGACGATGCGCGCGGCGTCCGGCGCCCGGCGTGCGGGGACGGCGGCGGGGACCTCGACCTCGGCGCGCCAACCGCCGAGCGTGCGCTCGACCATCGCGACGACGTCGAGGTCGGACAGGTCACCGGCCACCACGACGGTCATGCCCTGCGGGCCGATGTGGCGGGCGTGGAAGTCGACCACGTCCTGACGGGTCAGCGCCGAGATCGACGCAGCGGTGCCTGCCGACGGGCGGGACGCGCGGTCCTGCGGGTCGTAGAACGTGGCGACGAACTCGCGCGCGGCCCGCTGGGGTGCGAGCGCACGCTCCTGCTCGATCTCCGCGAGCCGGGTGCGACGGATGCGGTCCACCTCGGACTGCGGGAAGACCGGCTCGGACACCGCCAGGGTGAGCAGCTCGAGGGCTTCCTCGAGGCGTCGCTTCGGCACGTCGAGGTCGACGCCGACGCCGGCTTCGTTGACCGAGGCCCCGAGCGCGATCCCCTTGCGCTCCAACAGCTCTGCGAACTCCTCCGGGCTGTGCTCGGCCGTCCCCTCGTCGAGCAGTCGTGCCATCACGGTGGCCACGCCCTCGACCTCGCGCGGCTCGGCGGACAGCGGCAGCGGGATGGCCGTGCGGACCGAGACGACGTACTGGCCGGGGATGTCGTAGGTCAGCACCTCGATGCCGTTGGGCAGGGTGCTGCGGGTGGGCACGGGGAAGCTCCACGGCCCGGGCGGGGTCACCTCGGGACGCGGCGCCCCGACGGGGGCGTCCTGCGCGGTGGCGGTGTCGACCGCCGTGGTGTCACGGGTGCTCATGCTGCGTCCTCCTGCGCCGCGACGAGGTGGCGCACGACGGCTCTGCTGCGGGGGTCGAGCCAGGCCTGCGCCGCGGCGCGCACCTGCTCGGGGGTCACCTGGGCCAGCCGGTCCAGGAAGGTGTTGATGAACTGCGCGTCGCCGTGCAGCAGCGCGTGCTGGCTGATGAGGTCGGCGCGCTCCTCCTGCCCGGAGAGCGCGGAGAGCCAGCTGCGCTCGGACTGCGCCATGGCCGACTCGGCCTCGATGGCGGTGGGGCCCTCCTTCGCGAAGCGTTCGAGCTCCTCGACGACCGCGGCCTCGATGGCCTCCGGGTCCTGGCCCTCGGCGACGTCGACGACGAAGAAGCCCAGGCTGACACCGTCGACGAAGCCCATGGCGTGCGCCTGCACGGCGTTGGCGACCTGCTCGCGGCGGACCAGCCGCTGCACCAGGCGCGAGGTCGACAGCCCACCCAGGGCGTCGATCGCCAGCGCCGCGGCGAAGAACTCCTCGGTGTTGTCGGCCGGGAGACGGAACGCGATGTGCAGGCGGTCGTTGGGCACCGGTCCCGGGCGGTCGACGCGGACCGGCTCGGAGATCGGCTCGAGCTGCGGCAGGTTGGCCCGCGGCGCCTCGGCGCTCGGCGGCAGGTGCCCGAAGTAGCGCTCGGCGGCGGCGAACCCCTCCTCGGCAGTGAGGTCGCCGACGAGGGTGAGCACGGTGTTGTTCGGGCCGTAGTAGCGCCGGAAGAACTCGTGG
Encoded here:
- a CDS encoding ABC transporter substrate-binding protein, which gives rise to MRGLTRTVTMVAGISTVALLAAACGGGSDSTDTSSSAGGQTGGAVTVRGCNPQNPLIPSNTTETCGGNVLDAITAKLVHYNPESAAPENDIAEKIESTDNQNFTVTLVKGYKFHDGTEVKAKNFVDAWNYAAFGPNAQSSGYFMEPIEGFGDMQCAGTDEEDPCKGFTPKADKLSGLAVKDDYTFTIKTTEKVSNMPVRLGYSAFSPLPDSFFADPKAYGEKPVGAGPFKLDSWTKNTEIKLSKFADYSGKFGGKLDNITFKIYQDADAAYTDVQANNLDVTDEVPSSAMIDDKYKTDLPDRNAQKAVGVIQTITFAPVKVDPNYADPKVRQAISMAIDRPTIIKQIFNNTRQPATGWVSPVVDGYKANACGEYCTFDAAKAKAKLDEAGGFKGGKMTIAYNADASHKAWVEATCNSIKGALGTDCVATPVVDFSTFRGNIAAGKQKGMFRTGWQMDYPSIENFLAPIFKTGASSNDGKYSNPEFDKLLVEGAAATDAAQANAKYQEAEALLANDMPAIPMWYSTATFGWSDKVTGVKITAFGTIDFSSLALK
- a CDS encoding DUF2231 domain-containing protein, with protein sequence MFDTIFGLPVHALVVHGVVVLLPLMAVVTLVWAWRRPARPATGWLVVAADLVVTAMTFVAKESGEALQRRLGGRAALEHGELADPLPLIAGALLLTAVLVQVHRTRGDGAGGRSAGLRTGLSVLVTAAAAVVVVWTVRVGHSGAEAVWGEIVSNTSQ
- the hisN gene encoding histidinol-phosphatase, which gives rise to MPYDDDLRLAHVLADAVERITMARFRAEDLVVESKPDMTLVSDADRSAEELVRSQLKRTRPRDAVEGEEFETTGHGPRRWVIDPIDGTHNFVRGVPAWATLISLVDEGQPVLGLVAAPALGRRWWAATGSGAWSGRSLTAAKRIHVSRVPRIEDASLSYSSLSGWRALDRRQQFLDLTDECWRTRAYGDFWSYMLVAEGAVDIAAEPDLAVYDMAALVPIVTEAGGRFTSLAGEDGPWGGNALATNGLLHDEVLGRLGTDARA
- a CDS encoding pitrilysin family protein, giving the protein MSTRDTTAVDTATAQDAPVGAPRPEVTPPGPWSFPVPTRSTLPNGIEVLTYDIPGQYVVSVRTAIPLPLSAEPREVEGVATVMARLLDEGTAEHSPEEFAELLERKGIALGASVNEAGVGVDLDVPKRRLEEALELLTLAVSEPVFPQSEVDRIRRTRLAEIEQERALAPQRAAREFVATFYDPQDRASRPSAGTAASISALTRQDVVDFHARHIGPQGMTVVVAGDLSDLDVVAMVERTLGGWRAEVEVPAAVPARRAPDAARIVLVDRPGSVQSEVLVGCAGPDRRAEGGWAPYPVLGFIVGGSPNARVDAVLREEKGYTYGIRSVFRPRSSGGLFLTSGSVRADATVESVQLLLEILGSGRDGFGEEEVRAGVDFVSKTAPGRYATADAVADEASSMALEGLTTEFTTRNLEQMRGLEPQELTDAYRRWVQGEWTVVVVGDASTYADAIRALGVGEVSVVPN
- a CDS encoding pitrilysin family protein, with product MPLDYPIHERTLPNGLRVVVSPDTSVPNVTVNLWVNVGSRHEVAGRTGFAHLFEHLMFQGSRNIASGEHFTRLMAEGGRLNATTWFDRTNYFETVPKGAYELALWMEADRHGFLLDAVNQENLDNQRDVVKEEKRQRYDNVPYGKALIEVYAAAFPEGHPYHHPTIGSMEDLDAASVEDVHEFFRRYYGPNNTVLTLVGDLTAEEGFAAAERYFGHLPPSAEAPRANLPQLEPISEPVRVDRPGPVPNDRLHIAFRLPADNTEEFFAAALAIDALGGLSTSRLVQRLVRREQVANAVQAHAMGFVDGVSLGFFVVDVAEGQDPEAIEAAVVEELERFAKEGPTAIEAESAMAQSERSWLSALSGQEERADLISQHALLHGDAQFINTFLDRLAQVTPEQVRAAAQAWLDPRSRAVVRHLVAAQEDAA